A single region of the Pontimicrobium sp. SW4 genome encodes:
- a CDS encoding DUF3857 domain-containing protein, producing MSQSNSLAVTEIPEELKKSANAVIRLSSLDVVIEKKNKMTYTYQRDVTVLNEKGNRFVEAYAGYDNQLKIRKIEAIIFDEHGEEIKKIRKRDFIDQSAVDGGTLYSDSRVLYMSYMPTSYPYTVSFTYEMETQNTAFIPSWRPITGYYVSVEKDSYRLKDLANLEIRYKTKNFEGYDVKINSNDTFLEFSLSYIQAKKPEQLSPVLSKVSPHCMVAVNQFYYYGADGYASNWKEFGDWVFNALLKGRNTVSNETKDKITQLVKGIDNPLERAQIVYEYVQNNTRYISVQVGIGGVQPIPASEVDRLKYGDCKGLTNYTQALLTVANVPSYYSVVQSGQEIVDFDPEFATLEQGNHIILAIPNGDELTWIDCTSQVHPFGFIGDFTDNRNVLLVKEGGSEIVKTTFYPDNKNSQYTSAKIKLEANGNFTSDVEINTEGIQYDSRFRIENFSDKDLMSYYKNLWGDINDLNIANYKFNNDKNLVKFTEELQVDAKGYATLNSESIIFSPNIFNKNTFVPDRYRNRQFNMEIQRGYLDVDTFEIEIPENYMIEGLPESVTEENKFGEYVIDFLIKDNTIIYKRKLLIKKGEYSKEDYNLYRDFRRKVSKLDKSIIVLKSK from the coding sequence ATGTCGCAGAGTAATTCACTTGCAGTGACTGAAATTCCTGAAGAACTTAAAAAAAGCGCCAATGCTGTGATTAGACTCAGTAGTCTGGATGTTGTAATAGAAAAGAAAAACAAAATGACCTATACTTATCAGAGGGATGTTACAGTATTGAATGAGAAAGGTAATCGATTTGTTGAGGCTTATGCAGGATACGATAACCAACTTAAGATACGAAAAATTGAAGCTATCATTTTTGATGAACACGGAGAGGAAATTAAAAAAATCAGAAAAAGAGATTTTATTGATCAAAGTGCCGTAGATGGAGGTACTTTGTATTCAGACTCACGAGTGTTGTATATGTCATATATGCCAACATCTTATCCTTATACAGTTTCTTTTACTTATGAGATGGAAACCCAAAACACGGCATTTATACCTTCTTGGAGACCAATTACAGGGTATTATGTGAGTGTTGAAAAAGATAGTTATAGACTTAAAGATTTAGCCAATTTAGAAATTAGGTACAAAACAAAGAATTTTGAAGGCTATGATGTAAAAATCAATAGTAATGACACATTTCTTGAATTTAGTTTATCTTATATTCAAGCAAAAAAACCAGAGCAATTAAGCCCAGTATTATCTAAAGTTTCGCCTCATTGTATGGTTGCTGTAAATCAATTTTATTATTATGGAGCTGATGGCTATGCTAGTAATTGGAAAGAGTTTGGTGACTGGGTATTTAATGCCTTATTAAAAGGTAGAAATACGGTGAGTAATGAAACAAAAGATAAGATTACTCAATTGGTAAAAGGAATTGATAACCCATTAGAAAGAGCCCAGATAGTTTATGAATACGTGCAGAATAATACAAGATATATTAGTGTACAAGTTGGTATTGGTGGAGTTCAACCAATTCCGGCAAGTGAAGTAGATCGACTTAAATATGGAGATTGTAAAGGATTAACAAACTATACACAAGCTTTATTAACAGTAGCTAATGTTCCTTCCTACTACTCTGTAGTACAATCAGGTCAGGAAATTGTAGATTTTGACCCAGAGTTTGCAACTTTAGAGCAAGGAAATCATATTATTTTAGCCATTCCTAATGGAGATGAACTAACATGGATTGATTGTACATCACAAGTACACCCATTTGGATTTATTGGCGATTTTACAGACAATAGAAATGTACTGTTGGTTAAGGAAGGTGGAAGTGAAATAGTGAAAACAACATTTTATCCTGACAACAAAAATTCACAATATACATCTGCTAAAATTAAATTAGAAGCTAACGGAAATTTTACTTCTGATGTAGAAATTAATACTGAAGGAATCCAGTACGATTCAAGATTCCGTATTGAAAATTTTTCAGATAAAGATTTAATGAGTTATTACAAAAATCTTTGGGGTGATATTAATGACTTAAATATTGCTAACTATAAATTTAACAATGATAAAAATCTAGTGAAGTTTACCGAAGAACTACAGGTAGATGCAAAAGGCTATGCCACCCTTAATAGTGAAAGTATAATTTTTTCGCCAAATATATTTAATAAAAATACATTTGTTCCAGATAGGTATAGAAACAGACAATTTAATATGGAAATTCAGCGAGGGTATTTAGATGTAGATACATTTGAAATTGAAATTCCAGAAAACTATATGATAGAAGGGTTACCCGAAAGTGTAACAGAGGAAAATAAATTTGGTGAATATGTCATCGATTTTTTAATTAAAGATAACACCATTATCTACAAAAGAAAGTTGCTTATTAAAAAAGGAGAATATAGCAAAGAGGATTACAACCTATATAGAGACTTTAGAAGAAAAGTATCTAAACTAGACAAATCAATTATTGTATTAAAATCAAAATAA
- a CDS encoding metal-dependent hydrolase, whose protein sequence is MASVFGHSIVGFTLVKLFKSKQNRWLLILAIMSTILPDIDVIAFSLNIPYSHPFGHRGFTHSILFAVIWALLLMSFFGKKDRLVWFTVIFLSTISHGLLDAMTSGGKGIGFLIPFNNERFFFPFREIKVSPIGVSKFLSEWGLQVIMSELKYILIPCFFILLVRFILQKSKKTIF, encoded by the coding sequence ATGGCATCAGTTTTTGGTCATAGTATTGTTGGATTTACACTAGTTAAACTGTTTAAATCTAAACAAAACAGATGGCTTCTAATTTTAGCAATCATGTCAACGATATTGCCAGATATAGATGTTATTGCTTTTAGTTTAAATATTCCTTATTCGCATCCATTTGGACATCGTGGTTTTACACACTCAATTCTATTTGCTGTTATTTGGGCGTTATTATTAATGTCGTTTTTTGGAAAGAAAGATAGACTTGTTTGGTTTACTGTTATTTTTTTATCGACTATTTCACATGGATTATTAGATGCTATGACTTCAGGAGGGAAAGGTATTGGGTTTTTAATTCCTTTTAATAATGAGCGTTTTTTCTTTCCGTTTAGAGAAATAAAGGTGTCACCAATAGGAGTGAGTAAGTTTTTATCAGAATGGGGCTTGCAAGTGATAATGAGTGAGTTAAAATATATTTTAATTCCATGTTTCTTTATACTTTTAGTGAGATTTATACTTCAAAAGTCAAAAAAAACTATATTTTAG
- the dtd gene encoding D-aminoacyl-tRNA deacylase: MKTVIQRVSKASVTIDGIKVACINDGLLILLGIIHEDTQEDISWLSNKITNLRIFGDDEGVMNKSILDIDGEAIVVSQFTLHASTKKGNRPSYLKAAKPDIAIPLYKQFVSQLEADLGKKIQTGEFGADMKVELLNDGPVTIIIDTKQKS, from the coding sequence ATGAAGACAGTAATCCAGCGTGTATCTAAAGCAAGTGTTACTATTGATGGCATAAAGGTCGCTTGCATAAATGATGGTTTATTGATATTACTTGGGATTATACATGAAGATACTCAAGAAGATATTTCTTGGTTAAGTAATAAAATTACAAATCTCAGAATTTTTGGTGATGATGAAGGAGTCATGAATAAATCGATTTTAGATATTGATGGTGAGGCTATTGTAGTAAGTCAATTTACACTTCACGCTAGTACAAAAAAAGGAAACAGACCAAGTTATTTAAAAGCAGCAAAACCAGATATTGCAATTCCATTATATAAACAATTCGTCTCACAGTTAGAAGCCGATTTAGGTAAAAAAATACAAACCGGTGAGTTTGGAGCCGATATGAAAGTTGAATTACTTAATGACGGACCAGTAACTATTATTATAGATACGAAACAAAAAAGCTAA
- the rsgA gene encoding ribosome small subunit-dependent GTPase A, whose product MTGLVYKSTGSWYTVKTLNGKFYECRIKGKFRLKGIKSTNPIAVGDFVAFELETKNDEETGVINRIQDRKNYIVRKSVNLSKQTHIIASNIDQVFLLITINNPPTFTSFIDRFLISAEAYSIKTVLLFNKIDTYDEDILLEVKLLAALYRKIGYECIGISAKTGKNIDKVKALMKNKVSMFSGHSGVGKSTLINAIEPGLDLKTKEISEQHQQGQHTTTFAEMFDLSFDAKIIDTPGIKGFGVVDMDKEEVGDYFPDFFELKQHCKFNNCLHIHEPKCAVKKALDNGEIAYSRYRSYLQILEGEDEHFRTDNFDNE is encoded by the coding sequence ATGACAGGTCTCGTTTATAAATCTACAGGAAGTTGGTATACCGTTAAAACACTTAACGGTAAGTTTTATGAATGCCGAATTAAAGGAAAATTTCGTTTAAAGGGTATTAAAAGTACAAACCCAATAGCTGTTGGAGATTTTGTAGCTTTTGAATTGGAAACAAAGAATGATGAAGAAACAGGTGTCATTAATCGTATTCAAGATAGAAAAAATTATATTGTACGCAAGTCGGTAAACCTATCAAAACAAACGCACATTATTGCAAGTAATATTGATCAGGTATTCCTTTTAATAACCATTAATAATCCACCAACATTTACAAGTTTTATAGATAGGTTTTTAATATCAGCTGAAGCATATTCAATTAAAACGGTATTATTATTTAATAAAATTGACACCTACGACGAAGATATACTTTTGGAAGTGAAATTACTTGCAGCTTTATACAGAAAAATTGGGTACGAATGTATTGGTATTTCTGCTAAAACTGGTAAAAATATAGACAAGGTTAAAGCACTAATGAAGAATAAAGTGAGTATGTTTTCTGGTCATTCAGGAGTTGGGAAATCTACCTTAATTAACGCTATTGAACCTGGGTTAGATTTGAAAACAAAAGAAATATCGGAGCAACATCAACAAGGACAACATACTACAACATTTGCCGAAATGTTTGATTTAAGTTTTGATGCTAAAATTATTGACACACCTGGAATAAAAGGCTTTGGTGTTGTTGATATGGATAAAGAAGAGGTTGGTGATTATTTTCCAGATTTTTTTGAATTAAAACAACATTGTAAATTTAACAACTGTTTGCATATTCATGAGCCAAAATGTGCAGTTAAAAAAGCATTGGATAATGGTGAGATTGCATATTCAAGATATAGAAGTTATTTACAAATCTTAGAAGGCGAAGACGAGCATTTTAGAACCGACAATTTTGATAACGAATAA
- a CDS encoding bifunctional 3-deoxy-7-phosphoheptulonate synthase/chorismate mutase type II — protein sequence MENKKELRTWLDNFGLDHPLVIAGPCSAETEEQVLTIAHQLKDSDATVLRAGIWKPRTRPGNFEGVGALGLKWLQKAKEETGLLTATEVANANHVDLALQHDIDILWIGARSTVSPFIVQEIAEALKGTDKPVLIKNPVNPDLALWLGAVERFYTADVKNLGVIHRGFSTYEKTRYRNNPEWQLPIDLQNRFPDLPLILDPSHIAGKRDIIFDLCQTALDLNFDGMMVETHHDPDKAWSDAAQQITPEALIQYMDDLKIRKETSAEAEFNNKINTLRTQIDVIDHQLIEVLGKRMKVSDGIGKLKKANNVAVLQSKRWNEILGKMILEGEQHKLSEEFVLRMFKAIHQESINHQEKIFKEA from the coding sequence ATGGAAAATAAAAAAGAACTTAGAACATGGTTAGATAATTTTGGATTAGACCATCCATTAGTAATAGCAGGACCATGTAGTGCAGAAACTGAAGAGCAAGTACTAACTATTGCACATCAATTAAAAGATAGCGATGCTACAGTATTACGTGCAGGAATTTGGAAACCTAGAACACGACCAGGAAATTTTGAAGGTGTAGGCGCTTTAGGTCTCAAATGGTTACAAAAAGCAAAAGAAGAAACAGGATTGCTTACAGCTACAGAAGTAGCAAATGCTAATCATGTAGATTTAGCGTTACAACATGATATTGATATTTTGTGGATTGGAGCTAGATCTACCGTAAGCCCTTTTATAGTTCAGGAAATAGCCGAAGCACTTAAAGGAACAGATAAACCAGTATTAATTAAAAATCCTGTAAATCCTGATTTAGCACTTTGGCTTGGAGCTGTGGAGCGTTTTTATACTGCAGATGTTAAAAACTTAGGAGTAATTCACAGAGGATTTTCTACTTACGAAAAAACAAGATATCGTAATAATCCAGAATGGCAATTACCAATTGATTTACAAAACCGTTTTCCAGATTTACCACTAATATTAGACCCTTCTCATATAGCAGGAAAGCGTGATATTATTTTCGATTTATGTCAAACAGCGCTAGATTTAAATTTTGATGGAATGATGGTCGAAACTCATCATGATCCAGATAAAGCATGGAGTGATGCAGCTCAACAAATTACTCCAGAAGCATTAATACAGTATATGGATGACCTTAAAATTAGAAAAGAAACCTCAGCTGAAGCAGAGTTTAACAACAAGATAAATACGTTACGTACGCAAATTGATGTAATAGACCATCAATTAATTGAAGTATTAGGTAAACGTATGAAAGTATCTGATGGTATTGGAAAACTTAAAAAAGCCAATAACGTAGCGGTATTACAATCCAAGCGTTGGAATGAAATATTAGGAAAAATGATTTTAGAAGGCGAACAACATAAATTAAGTGAAGAGTTTGTGCTAAGAATGTTTAAAGCGATTCATCAAGAATCGATTAATCATCAGGAAAAGATATTTAAAGAAGCTTAA
- a CDS encoding prephenate dehydrogenase, with protein sequence MKNIYIIGVGLIGGSLALDIKNLDATKTIYGIDKSDEHLDIAIEKGVIDYKANIEDIKNADLVIVAIPVDVAVKELPKLLDLVSDNTLIVDVGSTKEDICLAVENHSKRRNFLAMHPIAGTEFSGPNAAILGLYKGKTNIICEVEETTFKLQEKALKLFSDIGMRMRYMKPKAHDKHIAYMSHLSHISAFMLGKTVIEKEKNERDIFDMAGSGFESTVRLAKSSPEMWTPIFEQNKDNVIETLEEYINNLTQFKELMQQDDFEAIYNEMKNTNYIKQILNGIA encoded by the coding sequence ATGAAAAACATATATATCATAGGCGTTGGATTAATAGGCGGAAGTTTAGCATTAGATATTAAAAATTTAGATGCAACAAAAACTATTTATGGAATCGACAAAAGCGATGAGCATTTAGATATTGCTATAGAAAAAGGTGTTATCGATTATAAAGCCAATATTGAAGATATTAAAAATGCCGATTTAGTAATTGTGGCTATTCCTGTAGATGTTGCAGTTAAAGAGTTGCCTAAGCTATTAGACTTGGTTTCTGATAATACATTAATCGTAGATGTTGGATCAACAAAAGAAGATATTTGTTTAGCAGTTGAAAACCATTCTAAACGTAGAAACTTTTTGGCTATGCATCCTATTGCGGGAACCGAATTTTCTGGACCTAATGCTGCAATACTAGGGCTGTATAAAGGAAAAACTAATATTATTTGCGAAGTAGAAGAAACTACTTTTAAGCTTCAAGAAAAAGCATTAAAACTATTTTCAGATATTGGGATGCGAATGAGGTATATGAAGCCAAAAGCCCATGATAAACATATTGCATATATGTCGCATTTATCACATATTAGTGCATTTATGTTAGGAAAAACAGTGATCGAAAAGGAAAAAAATGAACGCGATATTTTCGATATGGCTGGTAGTGGATTTGAGTCTACCGTAAGACTTGCAAAAAGCTCACCTGAAATGTGGACACCTATTTTTGAACAGAATAAAGACAATGTTATTGAAACATTAGAAGAATACATCAATAATCTTACGCAGTTTAAAGAATTAATGCAACAAGATGATTTTGAGGCTATTTATAACGAAATGAAAAACACGAATTATATAAAACAAATTCTTAACGGAATTGCATAA
- a CDS encoding aminotransferase class I/II-fold pyridoxal phosphate-dependent enzyme → MIEGANRLHTVEEYYFSKKLREVNLLKVAGKPIINLGIGSPDLQPPQKVITAITEGLQDANAHKYQSYQGLPELRDAMAEFYREQFQVHLSPMTEILPLMGSKEGIMHISMAYLNEGDEVLIPNPGYPTYQSVTKLLGAIPVFYELDEANNWMPDITALEKLDLSKVKLMWLSYPHMPTGAQANYKVFEELVDFAKRNNILIVNDNPYSFILTDAPRSILKVKGAKEVCIELNSLSKTFNMAGWRVGMVLGDGKHINNVLKVKSNMDSGMFYGIQKGAIEALRCSKLWYLSLNSVYEQRRLLVWELAEALNCTYDKNASGLFVWAKLPPYTKAEEFIDVLLKNNHLFVAPGTIFGSKGEGYIRFSLCASTEDIQEAITRVL, encoded by the coding sequence ATGATTGAAGGAGCTAACAGATTGCATACAGTTGAGGAGTACTACTTCTCGAAAAAATTACGAGAAGTAAATTTGCTAAAAGTAGCAGGCAAACCAATTATAAATTTAGGAATTGGTAGTCCAGATTTGCAACCACCTCAAAAAGTGATAACAGCAATAACTGAAGGGTTGCAAGATGCTAATGCTCATAAGTATCAAAGCTATCAAGGTTTGCCAGAATTGAGAGATGCTATGGCTGAGTTCTATCGTGAACAATTCCAAGTGCATTTAAGTCCAATGACGGAGATATTACCATTAATGGGAAGTAAGGAAGGGATTATGCACATTTCTATGGCATATCTAAATGAAGGTGATGAGGTGTTAATTCCTAATCCTGGATATCCCACTTACCAATCTGTTACTAAATTACTAGGTGCTATACCTGTGTTTTATGAGCTAGATGAGGCTAATAATTGGATGCCAGATATTACAGCACTTGAGAAGTTAGATTTAAGTAAAGTAAAATTAATGTGGTTAAGCTATCCGCATATGCCAACTGGTGCGCAAGCTAATTATAAAGTGTTTGAAGAATTGGTGGATTTTGCAAAAAGAAATAACATTCTAATAGTTAATGATAACCCTTACAGTTTTATACTAACAGATGCACCAAGAAGTATCTTAAAAGTAAAAGGAGCAAAGGAGGTTTGTATAGAGCTTAACTCGCTTAGTAAAACCTTTAATATGGCAGGATGGAGAGTAGGAATGGTATTAGGAGATGGAAAGCATATCAATAATGTTTTAAAAGTGAAAAGTAATATGGATTCTGGAATGTTTTACGGAATTCAAAAAGGAGCTATCGAAGCATTACGTTGTTCTAAATTATGGTATTTAAGTTTAAATAGTGTGTACGAACAACGCCGTTTACTAGTTTGGGAATTAGCCGAGGCTTTAAACTGTACGTATGATAAAAATGCTTCAGGATTATTTGTGTGGGCAAAGTTACCACCTTACACCAAAGCAGAAGAATTTATAGATGTGTTATTAAAAAATAATCATTTGTTTGTAGCTCCAGGAACTATTTTTGGCAGCAAAGGAGAAGGTTACATACGATTTTCTTTATGTGCTTCAACCGAAGATATACAAGAAGCAATAACTAGAGTATTATGA
- a CDS encoding prephenate dehydratase has translation MIKSVAIQGVKGSNHYIVSQQYFNNGVSVMECLSFDEVVDNLITKKCDAAIMAIENSIAGSIIPNYALIDDQNLHIVGEQYLDIQHNLMALPGQSIKDIREVYSHPMALLQCKEFFKEYPHIKLVEDKDTAEVAQRIQENQLKHIGAIATEMAAEIFEVEILAKSIQTIKHNETRFVIVKRTNSEIPENKINKASLKFELDHKRGSLAAMLNVMSDCKLNLTKIQSLPKIETPWKYAFFVDVTFDAYEDYVKAKSIMNIMAEDFKVLGEYINAKL, from the coding sequence ATGATTAAATCAGTAGCTATACAAGGCGTAAAAGGATCGAACCACTATATTGTATCTCAACAGTATTTTAACAATGGTGTCTCCGTTATGGAGTGCTTGTCATTTGATGAGGTAGTTGACAATTTAATTACTAAAAAGTGCGATGCAGCAATTATGGCAATAGAAAATTCTATTGCAGGTTCTATTATTCCAAATTATGCATTAATTGATGATCAAAACTTACATATTGTTGGAGAGCAATACTTAGATATTCAACATAATTTGATGGCACTTCCTGGACAGTCTATTAAAGATATTCGTGAAGTTTATTCACATCCAATGGCATTGCTTCAGTGTAAAGAGTTTTTTAAAGAATATCCACATATTAAATTAGTTGAAGATAAAGATACGGCCGAAGTTGCGCAACGTATTCAAGAGAATCAATTAAAACATATTGGTGCTATCGCCACTGAAATGGCTGCAGAAATTTTTGAAGTTGAGATACTCGCTAAAAGTATTCAAACAATTAAGCACAACGAAACACGATTTGTTATTGTAAAACGCACAAATTCTGAAATCCCAGAAAATAAAATAAATAAAGCATCGCTTAAATTTGAATTAGATCATAAACGAGGAAGCTTAGCAGCAATGCTCAATGTAATGAGTGATTGTAAATTGAATTTAACCAAAATACAATCGTTGCCAAAAATAGAAACCCCTTGGAAATATGCATTTTTTGTAGATGTTACTTTTGACGCCTATGAAGATTATGTAAAGGCAAAATCCATTATGAATATCATGGCAGAAGATTTTAAAGTTTTAGGGGAGTATATAAATGCAAAGTTATGA
- the gldA gene encoding gliding motility-associated ABC transporter ATP-binding subunit GldA — protein MSIKVEQLTKIYGNQKALNNISFEVKKPEVVGFLGPNGAGKSTMMKILTTYINATTGAAKVNDFDVTTETKKVQQSVGYLPEHNPLYLDMYVKEYLAFNAKIYKVSKSRIDEVIELTGLTPESHKTIGQLSKGYRQRVGLANALLHNPDVLILDEPTTGLDPNQLVDIRNLIKTIGKEKTVFLSTHIMQEVEAMCDRVIIINKGEIVTNKTLKELREGSQQVIVVAFDYRVEEAFLKSIPKVVKIENLYDFMYEITFDSTEDMRSYVFDFAHDNGLKILQLNQKSTSLESLFRELTS, from the coding sequence ATGTCAATAAAAGTAGAGCAACTCACTAAGATTTACGGAAACCAAAAAGCGCTTAACAATATAAGTTTTGAAGTTAAAAAACCTGAAGTTGTTGGTTTTTTAGGGCCTAATGGTGCTGGAAAATCAACCATGATGAAAATATTGACTACATATATTAATGCTACTACAGGTGCTGCTAAGGTTAATGATTTTGATGTCACTACCGAAACCAAAAAAGTACAACAAAGTGTTGGGTATTTACCAGAGCATAATCCTTTGTACTTAGATATGTATGTAAAAGAATATTTAGCGTTTAATGCTAAAATCTATAAAGTTTCAAAATCACGAATAGATGAAGTTATTGAACTTACAGGATTGACGCCTGAATCTCATAAAACTATTGGACAACTATCTAAAGGGTATCGCCAGCGTGTAGGATTAGCCAATGCCTTATTACACAATCCTGATGTATTGATACTAGATGAGCCAACCACAGGTTTAGACCCAAACCAATTGGTCGATATTAGAAACCTCATTAAAACCATTGGAAAGGAAAAAACCGTGTTTTTATCTACTCATATTATGCAAGAGGTAGAAGCTATGTGTGACCGTGTGATTATTATTAATAAAGGAGAAATTGTTACTAACAAAACCTTAAAAGAACTTAGAGAAGGTTCTCAACAAGTAATTGTTGTGGCTTTTGATTATAGGGTTGAAGAAGCTTTTTTAAAGAGTATACCTAAAGTTGTTAAAATTGAAAATTTATATGACTTTATGTATGAAATCACCTTTGATTCAACCGAAGATATGCGCTCTTACGTATTTGATTTCGCACACGATAATGGTTTAAAAATTCTACAATTAAACCAAAAGAGCACCAGTTTGGAAAGTTTGTTTAGGGAGTTGACGAGTTAA
- a CDS encoding carboxypeptidase-like regulatory domain-containing protein, producing MKKSLLLILFLLSIVLHSQSKEYSGIVRDISKTLLPGVRVTIKGTQINTETNFDGYFKITIPNSLDILTFSAIGMQNLDYKVGINKNIEILLEEFSTETKFLDIGLIYDSPNSIFGASISNDIEIQPLVHFEELRTDFLYKLSGQTNFKNDYTFKTNLSLNYPNRHLNIASIEFSQKNLYSKDLFYRDLSLIGSTYLKFSNIALVLKIGHQKFNKQNNFGTSIGLQKIHPNVYYGFQFSYYSDYFNYLGFIKGFLFEDKVGFNIVYEKINNFGFLNFGISLIFIKTTTNNVVISN from the coding sequence ATGAAAAAATCTTTACTTTTAATATTATTTCTGCTTAGTATTGTCCTGCATAGTCAATCTAAAGAATACTCTGGAATTGTTAGAGATATTAGTAAAACACTACTTCCTGGTGTCAGAGTAACCATTAAAGGAACTCAAATAAACACTGAAACTAATTTCGATGGCTATTTTAAAATAACTATCCCTAATTCTTTAGATATTTTAACTTTTTCGGCGATTGGAATGCAAAATTTAGATTATAAAGTTGGAATCAATAAAAATATTGAAATACTTCTTGAAGAGTTTTCTACTGAAACTAAATTCTTGGATATAGGACTTATCTACGATTCGCCTAATTCAATCTTTGGTGCTTCAATAAGTAATGATATCGAAATTCAACCATTAGTACATTTTGAAGAATTAAGAACAGATTTTTTATATAAATTAAGTGGTCAAACTAATTTTAAAAATGATTATACTTTTAAAACAAATCTCTCACTAAATTATCCAAATCGACACTTAAACATAGCTTCAATTGAGTTTTCTCAAAAAAACCTATACTCTAAAGATTTATTTTACAGAGACCTCAGTCTTATTGGTTCTACTTATTTAAAATTTAGCAATATAGCTTTAGTGTTAAAAATTGGTCATCAAAAATTTAACAAACAAAATAACTTTGGAACATCAATTGGGCTCCAAAAAATTCATCCAAATGTTTATTATGGATTCCAATTTAGTTATTACTCAGACTATTTTAATTATTTAGGTTTTATAAAAGGGTTTTTATTTGAAGATAAAGTAGGTTTCAATATTGTTTATGAAAAAATAAACAACTTCGGTTTTCTTAATTTTGGGATTTCTTTAATCTTTATAAAAACGACAACAAATAACGTAGTAATAAGCAATTAA
- a CDS encoding head GIN domain-containing protein has protein sequence MKRIVYLLIIVLFFACNSEDTSDCFQTKGNIVQQEVTVNSFDKILVNRDIELIVKEGLEYEVIIETGKNLINDVEVIVVGDELQLTDNNSCNYVRDYGITKIYVTGPNIREIRNSSQYEVSSNGVLTFPELKLISEDFNAPGSFTIGDFRLQIDSDKLHIVSNNISSFYISGEVNDLFVGFFSGAGRFEGDNLIAQNVDVFHRGSNDMIVNPQVSLTGELRGTGNLISVNQPPSVNVEELYIGQLIFED, from the coding sequence ATGAAGAGAATAGTATACTTACTTATTATAGTATTATTTTTTGCTTGTAACAGCGAAGACACTTCCGATTGTTTTCAAACCAAAGGAAATATTGTGCAGCAAGAAGTTACGGTAAACTCGTTTGATAAGATTTTAGTCAATCGCGACATAGAACTTATTGTAAAAGAAGGTTTAGAGTATGAAGTAATAATAGAAACAGGAAAAAACCTTATAAATGATGTTGAAGTAATAGTTGTTGGTGATGAGTTACAACTCACCGATAATAATTCGTGTAATTATGTAAGAGACTATGGCATTACCAAAATATATGTGACTGGTCCAAATATTAGAGAGATTAGAAATTCATCGCAATACGAAGTGTCGTCTAATGGAGTACTTACGTTTCCAGAATTAAAACTTATTTCGGAAGATTTTAATGCTCCTGGAAGTTTTACGATTGGCGATTTCAGACTACAAATAGATAGTGATAAATTACATATAGTGTCTAACAATATTTCATCGTTTTACATTTCTGGAGAGGTTAATGATTTGTTTGTTGGATTTTTCTCAGGAGCAGGGCGTTTTGAAGGAGACAACTTAATAGCTCAAAACGTTGATGTGTTTCATCGAGGTAGTAACGACATGATTGTAAATCCGCAAGTATCTCTTACTGGCGAATTACGAGGTACTGGAAATCTAATTTCTGTAAACCAACCTCCATCAGTTAATGTTGAGGAACTTTATATTGGTCAGCTTATTTTTGAGGATTGA